The sequence ACATGGAAATCCTGAAAACTGCTGAATCCATAGTATCTCTTTAGTAACTTCAGCCATGCTCCAATACTCAGACTCTGTACTACTATGGCTTGAAACATGTTGTTTTTTGGACTTCCAAGAGATAAGTGACTTGCCGATGTAAACACAAAAACCAGTAATCGAACGTCTTGTATCAGTGCAAGTTCCCTAATCCGCATCCGCAAAAGCATTCACACATAATTCAATAGATGCAGAGTAGAATAAGCCTTGACTTGGACTACCCTTGATGTACTTGAGAATGCGATGCGCAGCTTGCATATGAGCATCAGTAGGGAATTGTAGGAACTGACTGAGATGATGTACAACAAATGTAATGTCAGGTCTTGTTATCGTTAAGTAGAGAAAACGTCCAATGATCTCCCTGTAAGTCCTTGCTGAATCCAAAGGACTTCCTGTATCTTTAGTAAGATGAACATACAGATCCATAGGGACAAGACTCAGCTTACATGCTAATAATCCAGTGTTCTCCAATAAGTCTAGAGCATACTTTTGCTAACAAACAGATATACCCTTGCTCGTTCTTGCAATCTCCAATCCCAGAAAAAATCGCAGAGGACCTAAGTCCTTGATTTTAAAAGCTCGGGCCAAGACAGCTTTAAGTGCAGCCAGATCCTCAGCATTATTGCTAGCGATAGCGATGTCGTCAACATACACTAAGACTGCGATAAAACTAGTTGTTGTGAACTTGACAAATAAGGTCGTATCTGCCTGCGATTGTAGGAAACCATCATCGAGCAAAACGGAAGTAAACAAGCGATTCCACTGCCTAGAAGCTTGTTTTAACCCGTATATTGACTTACGAAGGCGGCATACAACATTCAGAGGTAAGACTTGTGAGTTACCCGGAGTGTAGCCTTGAGGTAAACTCATATATATCTCCTCATCAAGTTCGCTGTGTAGGAATGCATTAGAGATGTCCATTTGAGATAGTTCCCATCCATGTGTAGCTGCCAGCTCCAACATAAGCTTGACACTCGTTAGCTTAGCCACTGGAGAGAAAGTCTCATTGAAATCAACACCCTCTTGCTGAGTATATCCCTTAGCCACCAAACGTGCTTTGCACCTCTCAATAGTACCATCAGAATTATATTTGATGGTGGATACCCATTTACAGCCAACAACATTCTTTCGAGGCGGTAAAGATGTAACATACTAGGTTCCATTTATCTCCATCGCATCCAGTTCCTCATTCACGTTACCTTTCCATATATCAGATGCCATGGCCTCTTCAAAAGTCTTTGGTTCAGTCTCCATGGAATAGGATAAGATATAGGAACATTAATGTGGGTTGAAACGATTATATGATAGAACAGAAGATAATGGGTATGGAGTAGTATGATTAGGAGTTGTACAATCATCAACTATTGTAAGAAAATACTTGTACCCTTCTATAGACTCTACTGAAAAAGGACCCCATATATCTAGATGTATCAAATCAAATGCTTTTTCAGAGATATAATTAtgaaaaggaaaagacaaaCCTTTCTGTTTAGCTAATGGACAAACTGAACAATGATCTAGACTAGAGACACTTGCTTTATTAAGAGAAAGATTACCAGACATAAGCTGTAACTTGGCGTTTGAAGGATGACCAAGGCGTTGATGCCAAAGAATTCCTTCATTCACTAAGGATCCCGAGACTTGATTGATGACAGGAGACTTAGCATGTGTAGAAAGGGAGTGTTCATTCAAGATATAGAGATTGTGGAAAAGATTAGCACTCCCAATCATCCATCCCTGAGAAGACTCCTGTAAGAAACATGATGTAGGATAAAAGTGAGCAGAGCATTGATTATCATGCAGCAAAGTCGAAACACTAATGAGATTAAAGCGAAAAGATGGAACATAAAAAACATTGTAAAGAATCAATGAATCAGACAAATGAATGGTGCCAGTTTGGTTAATAGGGAGTCTAGTTCCATTAGGTAAAGCTACTGTAATGCCAGAGACTAAAGAAGTTTCCCTAAACTTAGAGATATCACAACAAACATGACTAGTTGCCCCACTATCAATAATCCAAGCACCATTAGGCAAAACACTATGAAGAGATGATAGACAATGGTGTTTATATGTGAGATTATTATTCTCATATCTAAGATTAGAAGAGATATTAAAGACTGTACCAGAAGACGATTGAGGAGCCATAACACCTGATTCTGTAATAGATGcacgagaagaagaaactttagGCGTTGAAATTTCTGAAATCTGAACAAGTGATAGTTGATTGATCATTGGTTCTGTAGCTTGAACTCGAGAAAGTTGATTGATCAAGTCTAGAGCTTGACTCTGAGTTAAATGACTCGCATCCAAGTTAATAGCATTAACAGGAGCAGAAGGATAATACGACATTCCTCAATCAACTTGCATATTCGCAACCACCCTCGGCTATGTTGTACCAGATCTTGGACCAAAACTCTGATTAGTAGATTGTCCTTGGTTATAGAATTGACCTTGATTATTCTGATTAGCCTGACCACGATGCACAAAAGAAGGTCTCTGAGTATTCTGTCCTTGCCCTGGATTGTTCTCATTTAGATACTTGAAACCATGTGGATAACCATGAACCTTGAAACATGTTTGAATCATGTGTCCCATCTTCCCACAATGGGTACACATCGGTCTATTACTCTTTGGTCTATAAGTGTTGTAAGCTGCTACATACTCATATGGTTCCACCACATACGATCCATTAGCAGGATCACCTTCATAAGAACCAGTCGTCTGAAATGCTACATTATCAGACTTCACAGGAGGCTTGAGAGAAACAATATGTTGCCTTTCATCTTGAGTAACCATGTTGTATGCTTCCTCCATATTTGGAATCGGTTTTAGCATCAAGATATGCCTTCTCGTCTGTTCATAACTCTCATTTAACCCCATCAAGAATTTGGTTACTCTACTACGATCCTGTAGACGTTCCCAAAGAACAGCTGCATTACATTCGCAGCGACCACTAGTGCAAACAGGAAGTTCTATGTAATTCTTATATTCTTCCCAGAGCGTTACCAACTCAGTGTAGTACGCACTAACATCCAAAGAACCTTGTTGAATACAAGTAAGTCTCTGTTCAATCTCATAAACACGAGGCGCATCATCTTGCTTGAAACGAGGTAAGAGATTTTTCCAGATACCTTCAGCAGTTGAGATGTATAACAAACTAGCTCCAATCTTCTTCGAGACTGAATTCATTAGCCAAGTGGATACCATATCGTTGCAGCATGACCATGAACCATGACTCGGATGATCAACAAGAGGTTTCTGAATCGAACCATCAACAAATCccaatttatttcaaatattcaaACCCATTTGTACTGATCTACGCCAAAAATGAAAATCTGAACCCGAAACGAGTCGATCTAAAACCAATTGCAACCCAACATGATCAGTACTATGAAGAAAATAGGGATTCTCGTATAGATATGTACCTGAATCACCCTTATTTCGCGAATTTTGATTCACCGAAGTAGTCGGATTTGGATTCGATCCCATATTAATGAAGAATCGAACTGATTATAAGAGATTGTTCCGATTGAAAGCAAAACAAGAATCGGAAAAACAATTaggtcaaagaaagaagaactcaGAAAGAATCGTATGCGAACACGAATTGAAGAATCGCTAATACgatgaaacaacacaaatcaaaaacaaaagagatgatGTGAATGAGAATAAGCTGAGCTGAAGAAGCGCTCATGATCGAgtatgctctgataccataacaGAAttgaacagaggaagaagatgaactcaGAGTTGAgcaagaacaagagagagagtgGTGGTGAActgagctagagagagagaaaagttagTTATTCTTATTAATTGTGTTTTGTGTACagtgtaaactatatatatacaagtatattaTAATCTAATCATAAGCttagatatattaatatgtatatacttGATAGTTCTAAGTTTGATCCACTTTGGTTTCCCACAATACGGGTTCCAAATCTCAAACCTACGATCGATGTTTCTTGTTGATGCGCATAGCAATAAACCGTTGCAGTAAGAGACGGTGAACACGTCTTCTGAGTTGTCCAGGCTAATAAGTTAACCTTTACACTTTATAGATAGATCAACATTGTTGTTTTCAATATTACGGAGATGAGGTTGACGCCAATCAAATAAGCCTTATCAAACTTGATCATCAGAAACTCTCGTTCTCCTGATGCGGCTACAACATTCATGCGGATGTGCTTATCTGTAAAGCTTTGATCTTTAGTTAAAGCGTTCCACTTTTTGCAAGTAGACCTCATTGCTCTCGTAGATGTCAACGAAACCGTAGAGAGAATCTCCTCTACCAAATCATCTGGAAGGTTGGACATCATCATTTTCGCCGTTTCAAACAAGGATGATCAGTGTAGAACAGATAAAAGTTAGATAAGTTTTCAaaaactctttcctttttcctctgTGGCTGCTAATTTCTCCTTGGAGAGAGGTTATCGATAGATTGTTACTGAAGACAAAGAAGtcctaaattttaattagcGTCTGAACTACTCCAATAAAGATCTTTGTCTATTGGGTTTGTATTATTTCAAGCCCATTAGACGTACTATCCATTTGAGTTATCAAAGAAGTTTTAAAGATCAATCCTTCTTTACCTTCATTTAATTTGGTTGTGATGTCCAATTAGTGAGTACAATGGTGAGGAGCTGATTTGTTATGGCGTTGGTAATGATGGCACTTGTGTTTAGGTGCAAAGTCAAGAACATATCCATCGTATGCTCGCTTCTCCGATTCACTCACAGTACTCTTTCTTATGTTATGTTTATCACAACATGAAGATCATGACTAGATAGGTCTAACAGATTAACACTAGCAATTTTACTATAATGTAAAAAGTTAGAATATGTGTGTTGTGTATAATCAGTATATATGTCAAGACTCATGAGCCATGGGAAGAAAAATCTTAAGCTTTTTCCATTTGTTATTAAGAAATGAGTACATCGATCTCATAAAGAGATGGACACATCACACATTTACACGAAATCTTGAGCTAGTCTTTGTATATAAGTTTCAGAAATCAGAACAAGCAAACATGAGTCTGGCTCTTTTTTTCATTCGTtaataaagagagagtttgGATAATCTTACTGTAAGAAAACGCAAAGGATACCATTGCTTGGCTCAACTCTCTTTCTAAGAATTTGCTATATTCTAAGCAATGggttaacaaaagtaaaaaaccacGTTGAGAATTTGATTGCAACCCGAAAACTGATGCTCTTGCTCGTCCATTGTTGTCCCTCTAAGTagtaaaaaatcaatataactaaaaattattaCCATAATGCATATAAGAGATGGGTAACAAATTAATTCATATCGATGAATCTTGTTCAAAGAAgataaaagcaaaaagaaaatgtaaaagagACTAATTCATAAATCCGGTTTACTTGATTTGCACacaacttggaacataagaacACACAAGACGGCAAAGTGGTGTGTTTGGAGATTCACGAAGGTCCACTCTTGTGTAATTACCATCCTCTCCAATGACATAAGCTATGTTGTAAATGGTTTTAAACCCCTTTTCCTTGTCGTTATCAAAAACAACTGCGAATTTATTTTCCTTGTCAATCAAGAAGTTCCAAGACCGAACACAAGGTTTCATTCCAACTCTTAAGAAGTTTCTCCACGACACCGCATCGGGCTCAATCTTATTCGTAACCCAAATCTCCATCTCAGATTTATCCGGCGGCTGTAATAACACCGTAAGCTGATCTTCTTTAAACACAGATAGAGACACATAAGCTC comes from Camelina sativa cultivar DH55 chromosome 19, Cs, whole genome shotgun sequence and encodes:
- the LOC104767686 gene encoding uncharacterized protein LOC104767686, with amino-acid sequence MMMSNLPDDLVEEILSTVSLTSTRAMRSTCKKWNALTKDQSFTDKHIRMNVVAASGEREFLMIKFDKAYLIGVNLISKPLVDHPSHGSWSCCNDMVSTWLMNSVSKKIGASLLYISTAEGIWKNLLPRFKQDDAPRVYEIEQRLTCIQQGSLDVSAYYTELVTLWEEYKNYIELPVCTSGRCECNAAVLWERLQDRSRVTKFLMGLNESYEQTRRHILMLKPIPNMEEAYNMVTQDERQHIVSLKPPVKSDNVAFQTTGSYEGDPANGSYVVEPYEYVAAYNTYRPKSNRPMCTHCGKMGHMIQTCFKVHGYPHGFKYLNENNPGQGQNTQRPSFVHRGQANQNNQGQFYNQGQSTNQSFGPRSGTT